A single genomic interval of Pseudorca crassidens isolate mPseCra1 chromosome 19, mPseCra1.hap1, whole genome shotgun sequence harbors:
- the NDUFAF8 gene encoding NADH dehydrogenase [ubiquinone] 1 alpha subcomplex assembly factor 8, protein MSGNGAVWGRVRSRLRAFPDRLAACGAEAAAYGRCVQASTAPGGRLRKDLCAQEFEALRSCFVAAAKKTLTGSH, encoded by the exons ATGTCGGGGAACGGAGCGGTGTGGGGTCGCGTGCGAAGCCGCCTCCGCGCCTTCCCCGATCGCCTGGCGGCCTGTGGGGCCGAG GCCGCGGCCTACGGCAGGTGCGTGCAGGCGTCCACGGCTCCGGGCGGCCGCTTGAGGAAGGATCTGTGCGCGCAGGAGTTCGAGGCCTTACGGAGCTGCTTCGTTGCTGCG GCCAAGAAGACCCTGACAGGAAGCCATTAG